The sequence CTTGAGAACGTTGATGGGCGACACATTGTAGTCGATCATGTGCTGCAGGTTCTTCTCAAACATCTCGTAGGGCATCTCCAGGATGAATAGCCGCTTACACAGGTACTTGGTCACGAGATCGGGACTGACCTGCAGCTTTTCGCTAATGTAATAGACGCGATTCAGCTGTGGCATCGTGCTCCTCTCAGAGTTGAGGGCGGTCACCAGTTTGCGTAGGCGTGGCACAGTGAGGCGCAGGAAGGGCACAAAGTGATTGATGTCCTTTATGTCCATTGACTTGATTAACTGTAGCTTCAGTTGCAGGCGCTCTGAATTGGTGGTAGACGTTAGTAATTTAATtagaattaaaatatataaatgaacTCACTGTCGTCCAGAGACAGCAGCCAAGGGTACTCCACGAAGCTGCGCCTGCTCACTCCCTCCAGCTGCAATGTGTCCAGGGTGAGGGCCAGTGATCTACTGCGATAGGTGCGGTGCACCAGCTCGTCGCTCATGATCCTCTGCAGCTCGTCGTCCGTGAAGCGAAAGCGTTCCCGCAACGTTTCGATGAGCACCCGAGCCTTGGTGCCCGTCTCGAGATCCTGGCGATAAGGCACATAGTCGTTGTCCGCCTCGTTGCCACCAAGTGTGGCACTGTTCAGCAGGGATTTACTCGGACTTGCTTGGTTCTCGTACTGGGAGAAGAGTAGGCGCCTGCTGCAGTGCCATGGAGCTGTGTTTGTGCTTGCATGCAACTT is a genomic window of Drosophila suzukii chromosome 2L, CBGP_Dsuzu_IsoJpt1.0, whole genome shotgun sequence containing:
- the mTTF gene encoding transcription termination factor, mitochondrial, producing MLRNLLRSFEKGLKLHASTNTAPWHCSRRLLFSQYENQASPSKSLLNSATLGGNEADNDYVPYRQDLETGTKARVLIETLRERFRFTDDELQRIMSDELVHRTYRSRSLALTLDTLQLEGVSRRSFVEYPWLLSLDDKRLQLKLQLIKSMDIKDINHFVPFLRLTVPRLRKLVTALNSERSTMPQLNRVYYISEKLQVSPDLVTKYLCKRLFILEMPYEMFEKNLQHMIDYNVSPINVLKDLWAFRYTPKSVQLRLERAKRAKKDKIMPWMVRCPEPILQRSLKLSLDELKVLGEFSSVVEYLAHRLGFSASEAKVIMDKHPQVHTVRVTKIKEVLDYLLDEAKFTRFEIAQVPRILCHSLKTTKERMEELKSHGCRPSSLVILCRSRREYDKFLQHWISQKRDPQTAAE